The Candidatus Methylomirabilota bacterium genomic sequence AAGGCGATGCAGCGGCCCGGCGCCAGAACCGCGGCCGCCCGTCGAAGGATCTCGTCTGACATGCAGAGATGGGCGACCACCAGGTCGATCGCACCAAACTCACCGTAGTCGGTCCGCTCCGCGTCGCAGCGCACGAACGTGACGTGGTCAAGACCGCGGGCGCGGGCTTGCCGACTGGCCTGCTCGATAGCCTGCTCCGACCAGTCGATCCCGATAATCCGACCGGCCTCTTCTGCCAGGGCAAAGGTCAAGCGCCCATTGCCGCACCCGACATCCAGAACGATCCGCTCGCGTAACGGCTCTTGCCGTATCAGCCGCAGGAGCGTTTCGCTGAGAATGCTGTGTTTCGCCTCGTGCCCTTCGCCGGGCCGATAGATTCTTTCGATCCGCCGCCGTTTCCACATTCCGATATGCTCCTGGGTATGGCAGGCAGCCGTCACTCTCCCGCCTCTCGAAACGACCCTGCCGGTCGCTGCCGGGCGGCAGCCTTCGGAAATTCCCTCGCAGACTCGGTCAGTTTCCGTATTCCTTCCCGGCCGCGACTCGGTGGGTACCCCGCTCCTCCGGCGAAGGTCGTTCCGGCTCCTGCCATACCCGTAAGATTTCCGGAACAGCTATTTTTAATCGTATCGCGTGTCAGTATCCCAAAACTGTGGGTGTTTTGGAAAGGGTGAAGATAGGGGCTGACGCCGAGACCTTGACGAGCGTGAACAAATGGTGTACATATATGAATACTTGCAGATGCAATAATGCGCAATTGTGTGAGTATCCGAAAGCCATGAGACAACAACTGAGCAACTTCAAGGCGGACTTCTTTAAAGCGCTGGCGCACCCACTGAGGATCTCGATCCTTGATGCGCTCCGCAATGGAGAGTTCACGGTGAACGAGATCAGTCAGCGATTCTCGATTGAGCCCGCCAACGCCTCGCAGCAGCTTGCGGTCCTTCGT encodes the following:
- a CDS encoding class I SAM-dependent methyltransferase: MWKRRRIERIYRPGEGHEAKHSILSETLLRLIRQEPLRERIVLDVGCGNGRLTFALAEEAGRIIGIDWSEQAIEQASRQARARGLDHVTFVRCDAERTDYGEFGAIDLVVAHLCMSDEILRRAAAVLAPGRCIAFSTLHRDQWKESGRSSRFAYGEQDVEAVLATTGFEPAYLETEHETLSFAAAADALAYMEALDLIGKWKADSRWEGFLAYLERGGRELTIRARVTVKARRR